A genomic region of Nakaseomyces glabratus chromosome C, complete sequence contains the following coding sequences:
- a CDS encoding sterol acyltransferase (CAGL0C02981g~Putative acyl-CoA:sterol acyltransferase involved in sterol esterification; gene is upregulated in azole-resistant strain): protein MADDLLNDEDFIKIQKLNSVDGERRHSIVFDSTVVVKEGRQSQSQSQSDSDNDNVSGVDVLSVDPATNGKGGDSRTDYDYDSNDKDVLDSHVMVDKQDGSVAFTVAQESDTPADGDRDGDADATGDVAANAGASVKHTKDVDATIKRYMKHMHQKEVGRFNKKSQEYISYFGDVDFDKRPTILDFAVSEPYRTQFKGPILEKEIKEKEKLKKIIAYRSNPSYKPDFDINIKTSSKGKENEAPTFSGVYVLMWMIFGFASIQSCINYYIDHGNSFKDAILFKFMLTDLHRVFAFDALLYCATYFVLFIQYLCCYNVINWNKTGVPVIVTYEILYVTAALYIPAHVLNFNWIARIYIFLHSVVQIMKMHSFSFYNGYLWNILNELNFSKRAVAKLKDRKDIDSEVMATLHRSIDFCSFELNYQCQGENFPNNISIKNYFMYTLFPTLIYQINYPRTNKIRIGYLIEKTCATFGCIYLMVVDAQIFMLPITEKAIKLKELPIGLEFTAKFFLIWAELIPPMTVLYMLAFYLIWDAILNFFAELTMFADRYFYGDWWNCVSFIEFSRIWNVPVHKFILRHIYHSVINRFRLSKLQATLFTFLLSAVFHELAMYAIVKRWRGFLFAFQLGQFFFAGISNIPYLRKRPVLSNALFWFEMCTGPSVILLLYVVF, encoded by the coding sequence ATGGCTGACGACTTGCTCAATGATGAGGATTTCATCAAGATACAGAAGCTGAACTCGGTGGACGGGGAGCGGAGGCACAGCATTGTGTTCGACTCCACTGTGGTGGTGAAGGAAGGCCGtcagagccagagccagagccagagcgACAGCGACAACGACAATGTGTCTGGTGTGGATGTGCTGAGTGTGGATCCTGCGACCAATGGTAAAGGCGGGGACTCACGTACCGATTACGACTACGACAGCAACGATAAGGATGTCCTGGACTCGCATGTGATGGTGGACAAGCAAGATGGTTCCGTGGCGTTCACAGTTGCGCAGGAGAGCGATACGCCTGCAGATGGCGATCGCGATGGCGATGCAGATGCCACTGGCGATGTCGCTGCCAATGCTGGCGCTTCCGTTAAACACACCAAGGACGTAGACGCTACTATCAAGAGGTACATGAAGCACATGCACCAGAAGGAGGTCGGCCGTTTCAACAAGAAGTCCCAGGAGTACATCTCCTACTTCGGGGATGTGGACTTCGACAAGAGACCCACAATCCTGGACTTCGCAGTGAGTGAGCCTTACAGGACTCAGTTCAAGGGCCCTATACTAGAGAAAGAGATCAAGGAGAAggagaagttgaagaagatcatCGCTTATAGAAGTAACCCAAGTTACAAACCGGACTTCGATATCAACATCAAGACCAGCTCAAAGGGCAAGGAGAACGAGGCTCCGACTTTCTCCGGTGTCTACGTGCTTATGTGGATGATCTTTGGGTTCGCTTCGATCCAGTCTTGCATCAATTACTACATTGACCACGGCAACTCGTTCAAGGATGCCATCTTGTTCAAGTTCATGTTGACTGACCTGCATAGGGTGTTCGCTTTTGATGCGCTGTTGTATTGCGCAACATACTTTGTGCTGTTTATCCAATACCTGTGCTGCTACAACGTCATCAATTGGAACAAGACCGGTGTCCCGGTCATCGTCACTTATGAAATCCTCTACGTTACTGCTGCGCTGTACATCCCAGCCCATGTCCTGAACTTCAATTGGATTGCAAGGATATACATATTCCTACACTCAGTGGTGCAGATTATGAAAATGCACTCGTTCTCATTCTACAACGGGTATCTATGGAATATCCTCAATGAGTTGAACTTCTCGAAGAGAGCTGTCGCCAAGTTAAAAGACCGTAAGGATATAGACTCAGAAGTCATGGCCACATTGCATAGAAGCATTGACTTCTGCAGCTTCGAATTGAATTACCAATGTCAAGGCGAAAACTTCCCTAACAATATCAGCATCAAGAACTACTTCATGTACACGTTGTTCCCCACATTGATCTACCAGATAAACTACCCTAGAACAAACAAGATCAGAATTGGTTACCTGATTGAGAAGACCTGCGCCACATTCGGCTGCATCTACCTGATGGTGGTGGACGCCCAGATATTTATGCTGCCCATTACGGAGAAGGCTATCAAGCTAAAAGAGCTGCCTATCGGTCTGGAGTTCACAGCCAAGTTCTTCCTGATCTGGGCTGAGCTTATCCCACCGATGACCGTGCTGTACATGCTGGCCTTCTACTTAATCTGGGACGCCATCCTGAACTTCTTTGCGGAGCTGACCATGTTCGCAGACAGATACTTCTACGGTGACTGGTGGAACTGCGTTTCATTTATAGAGTTCAGCAGAATATGGAACGTACCAGTACACAAGTTCATTTTAAGACACATCTACCACAGCGTCATCAACAGGTTCAGGCTCTCCAAGCTGCAGGCCACCTTGTTCACGTTCCTACTCAGCGCTGTGTTCCACGAGCTGGCAATGTACGCCATCGTCAAGCGCTGGCGTGGGTTCCTGTTCGCATTCCAACTGGGCCAGTTCTTCTTCGCGGGCATCAGCAACATCCCATACCTGCGCAAGAGACCAGTGCTCTCCAACGCTCTGTTCTGGTTCGAGATGTGCACAGGGCCAAGTGTCATCCTACTACTATATGTTGTGTTTTAA
- a CDS encoding uncharacterized protein (CAGL0C03003g~Ortholog(s) have cytosol, nucleus localization) → MNIWIAASDGRGDIVEKFLADGLSANSKDPNGYTPVHAAAAYGHLDLLRKLCQEHGGDINVRDSDGDTPLHHCEDVRVAQLIVEELGGDYTLTNDEGKTALQVFEEDAEFPELIQYMRVKSGLNKDEDSLGIDQDQLAQFKDSVRYTLEQEPDELTDPESIERRKRLEKIVMGENPEQELEAYIREMVRSQMMNQDQDQEPSKRRK, encoded by the coding sequence ATGAATATTTGGATAGCAGCTAGCGATGGCCGTGGGGATATTGTCGAGAAGTTTCTGGCTGACGGGCTGAGTGCGAACAGCAAGGACCCCAACGGGTACACTCCGGTGCATGCAGCTGCCGCGTACGGTCACCTTGATCTGCTGCGCAAGCTATGCCAGGAGCACGGAGGGGACATCAATGTGAGGGACAGCGATGGGGATACACCTCTGCACCACTGTGAGGATGTCAGAGTGGCGCAACTGATCGTCGAGGAGCTCGGCGGAGACTATACCTTGACCAACGACGAAGGGAAGACCGCGCTGCAAGTGTTTGAAGAGGACGCAGAGTTTCCAGAGCTGATACAGTATATGCGTGTGAAGTCTGGCCTGAACAAGGACGAGGACAGCCTGGGGATCGACCAGGATCAGCTCGCACAATTCAAGGACAGCGTCAGATACACTCTAGAGCAAGAACCAGACGAACTCACAGACCCAGAGTCTATTGAGCGCAGAAAGAGGCTTGAAAAGATTGTCATGGGCGAGAACCCAGAGCAAGAGTTGGAGGCATATATCAGAGAAATGGTCCGCTCGCAAATGATGAACCAGGACCAGGACCAGGAACCTTCCAAACGTCGTAAGTAA
- the RSC6 gene encoding Rsc6p (CAGL0C03025g~Ortholog(s) have DNA translocase activity and role in ATP-dependent chromatin remodeling, nucleosome disassembly, nucleosome positioning, positive regulation of transcription elongation from RNA polymerase II promoter) translates to MPENSDAVKTAPIPTSAPTYTYIPFELKEDVPELALLQKLVEKEKQLDISVREKENQLSLDATSGGLYPQNTSDSGRLLRVYVYNTAHHQPWQDEKTDDKPHWLLRVEGKLLNRDGSEVQGESRPFSSYLQAVAVDFKKFKPRRQDNRPEIVSNGDITMTDGDNTTQQLAENANSTNMATNDNDDDDDEDEDAEDDSEIIDAVEWHYDSVAGSEFDGIDVKRPGTQNINCTITIQPRGCTGEEVEYSPELSQILGINVGSVQGAVYGLYKYILNNNLLNNEGKTNDNQHMSSNNSESTKVTLDSALHKLLPKRDITEQAMANTEELKVGLKEAMSLVNDHFQPLPAKKINYTIRTDVETTYGQTVFDIEIGNESPEVKETPLSRFRELAKTTDQEVEDIDEQINMLQLQLNALATKHQFFKETEKNPLAVLKEYALISKNATEVLASDLQFTEDSVRLSDFYKENEALLFENLATYIANSRL, encoded by the coding sequence ATGCCCGAGAACTCAGATGCTGTGAAGACGGCGCCTATCCCAACGTCTGCGCCTACGTATACTTACATTCCGTTCGAGTTGAAAGAAGATGTACCTGAGCTGGCACTCTTGCAGAAGCTGGTCGAGAAGGAGAAGCAATTGGATATATCAGtgagagagaaagagaatcAGTTGTCTTTAGACGCTACGTCTGGTGGACTTTACCCTCAGAATACTAGTGATAGTGGGAGACTTTTACGCGTCTACGTGTACAACACAGCACATCATCAACCATGGCAAGATGAGAAAACGGACGATAAACCACATTGGCTTCTGAGGGTGGAAGGCAAATTGCTAAATCGTGATGGTTCAGAAGTTCAAGGCGAATCCCGTCCCTTTAGCTCATATCTCCAGGCAGTTGCCgttgatttcaaaaagtttAAACCTAGAAGGCAGGATAATAGACCAGAGATTGTCTCAAATGGGGATATAACCATGACAGATGGTGACAATACTACACAGCAGCTTGCAGAGAACGCCAACAGCACTAATATGGCGACAAATGATAATgacgacgacgatgacGAGGATGAGGATGCGGAGGATGACAGTGAGATTATTGACGCTGTTGAATGGCATTATGATTCTGTAGCTGGCAGCGAGTTTGACGGCATCGATGTCAAAAGACCAGGCACTCAGAATATAAACTGCACAATAACAATTCAACCCAGGGGTTGTACTGGTGAAGAAGTGGAGTACAGTCCAGAACTATCGCAAATTCTGGGTATAAATGTTGGTTCTGTGCAAGGAGCTGTCTATGGCCTATACAAGTACATTCTGAATAACAATCTTTTAAACAACGAAGGCAAAACTAATGATAATCAGCACATGTCTTCTAATAATAGCGAATCTACAAAGGTGACATTAGACTCAGCACTACATAAGCTTTTACCAAAGAGAGATATCACGGAACAAGCTATGGCTAACACAGAGGAACTAAAAGTAGGCTTAAAAGAAGCCATGTCCTTAGTGAACGATCATTTCCAACCTCTTCCCGCCAAGAAAATCAATTACACCATAAGGACCGATGTGGAAACAACATATGGCCAAACCgtatttgatattgagaTAGGCAATGAATCGCCAGAAGTCAAAGAGACTCCACTGTCCAGATTCAGAGAGTTAGCCAAGACAACTGACCAGGAAGTAGAAGACATTGATGAGCAAATAAATATGCTACAGTTGCAACTGAACGCCCTAGCGACAAAACATCagttcttcaaagaaacCGAAAAGAACCCACTGGCGGTACTGAAGGAGTACGCACTAATATCAAAGAACGCCACAGAAGTACTTGCCAGTGACTTGCAATTCACAGAGGACTCGGTAAGACTTTCAGACTTCTACAAGGAAAACGAAGCTCTCCTCTTCGAGAACCTAGCTACATACATAGCCAACTCACGGTTATAG
- the SPT16 gene encoding chromatin-remodeling protein SPT16 (CAGL0C03047g~Ortholog(s) have role in DNA replication-independent nucleosome organization, chromatin remodeling and FACT complex localization): MSELNIDAEAFKARVELLHGKYREFENEPNSMVFALGSSNPENPYQKTTALHYWLMGYEFPATLIVFTPGKVVIITSGPKAKHLEKVVELFKNNNNGVELEIWQRNNKDVEHSQKLFKDIIELINTAGKTVGIPEKDVYEGKFMKEWKPIWDAAIKEHEFKLVDISAGLSSTWEVKDDKEKAYISIASKCSDRFMNLLSDEMVRAVDDELKITNSKLSDKIENKIDDLKFLKKITNDLSAMCPPNHKFTLDLLDWTYSPIIQSGNKFDLRVSAHSNNDQLHGNGCILASCGIRYNNYCSNTTRTFLIDPSEEMVNNYVFLLDLQKHIIENELKAGRTGKEVYESVVEFIKKVRPELAGNFTKNIGSLIGLEFRDSFFVLNSKNDKRKIQVGDCFNISFGFNALKDMKTNTNYALQLADTVILNEDGPKILTEYTKSKSQVSFYFNNDEVEKEKKPAASTKIPTNLDGNSKILRSKLRGDARGESQDAQKEQIRKENQRKLHEKLQKEGLLRFTAEDATTEGSETRQYFKKYESYVRESQIPNNVRDLRIHVDWRSQTIIVPIYGRPVPFHINSYKNGSKNEEGEYTYLRLNFHSPGSAGGISKNVVELPYDDSPDNQFMRSITLRSKDGDRMSETFKQITDLKKESTKREQERKALADVVQQDKLIENKTGRTKRLDQIFVRPSPDTKRVPSTVFIHENGIRYQSPLRTDSRIDILFSNIKNLIFQSCKGELIVIIHIHLKNPIMMGKKKIQDVQFYREASDVSVDETGTGRRNQNKFRKYGDEDELEQEQEERRKRAMLDKEFKYFADAIAEASNGLVSVESTFRDLGFQGVPNRSAVFCMPTTDCLVQLIEPPFLVVNLEEIEVAILERVQFGLKNFDLVFVYKDFKKPVTHINTIPIESLDFLKQWLTDMDIPYAISTINLKWSTIMQSLQEDPHQFFLDGGWSFLNANSDEEGSDESEEEISEYEASEEEPEDESAYSDEDDYSEDISDGSYSGADSEEEEGEDWDELEKKAAKADRTAGLRD; encoded by the coding sequence ATGTCCGAGTTGAATATTGACGCCGAGGCATTCAAAGCCAGAGTGGAGCTGCTACATGGCAAATACAGGGAGTTTGAGAATGAGCCAAACTCTATGGTGTTTGCCTTGGGTTCCTCTAACCCTGAGAACCCTTACCAGAAGACTACAGCTTTGCATTACTGGTTGATGGGTTATGAATTCCCTGCGACTTTGATTGTTTTCACTCCTGGTAAAGTGGTCATCATTACCAGTGGCCCAAAGGCCAAGCACTTGGAGAAAGTGGTGGAACTGTTCAAGAATAACAACAACGGTGTCGAACTAGAGATATGGCAAAGAAATAACAAGGATGTAGAGCATAGCCAGAAATTGTTCAAAGATATAATTGAACTAATCAACACCGCAGGTAAGACTGTCGGTATCCCAGAAAAAGATGTTTACGAAGGTAAGTTCATGAAAGAGTGGAAACCAATTTGGGATGCTGCCATCAAAGAACATGAATTCAAATTAGTTGACATCTCTGCAGGTTTGTCTAGTACTTGGGAGGTCAAGGACGATAAGGAGAAAGCTTATATTTCTATTGCTAGTAAGTGTTCTGATAGATTCATGAATTTGTTATCGGACGAAATGGTTCGCGCTGTTGATGATGAACTAAAGATTACCAACTCGAAATTATCAGACAAGATTGAAAACAAGATAGATGACTTGaaattcttgaagaaaatcaCCAATGACCTAAGTGCCATGTGTCCTCCAAACCACAAGTTTACTCTTGATCTATTGGATTGGACTTACTCTCCCATCATTCAATCCGGTAACAAATTCGATCTGAGAGTATCTGCACATTCTAATAACGATCAGCTGCACGGCAACGGTTGTATCTTGGCATCATGTGGTATCCGTTACAATAATTACTGCTCTAACACAACTAGAACTTTCTTGATCGATCCTTCCGAAGAAATGGTTAACAACTATGTATTTTTGCTAGATTTGCAAAAACATATCATCGAAAATGAGCTAAAAGCAGGAAGAACCGGTAAGGAGGTTTACGAATCTGTTGTCGAGTTCATTAAGAAAGTTAGACCTGAGCTTGCTGGAAACTTCACAAAGAACATTGGTTCTTTGATCGGTTTAGAGTTCAGAGATTCATTCTTTGTTTTGAACAGCAAGAATGATAAGCGTAAAATCCAAGTTGGTGATTGTTTTAACATCTCCTTTGGTTTCAATGCATTAAAGGATATGAAGACTAATACCAATTATGCTCTTCAATTAGCTGACACCGTTATTTTGAATGAAGATGGTCCAAAGATTCTGACTGAATACACAAAGTCAAAATCTCAAGTGTCTTTCTACTTCAACAATGACGAAGTCgaaaaggagaagaaaCCAGCTGCATCCACAAAGATCCCAACAAACCTTGATGGTAACTCTAAGATTTTGAGAAGTAAGCTTCGTGGTGATGCTCGTGGTGAATCTCAAGACGCCCAAAAGGAACAGATTAGAAAAGAGAATCAAAGAAAGCTACATGAGAAACTACAAAAGGAAGGTCTTTTAAGATTTACAGCTGAAGACGCCACTACTGAGGGCTCCGAAACTCGCcaatatttcaagaaatacgAATCTTATGTCAGAGAAAGCCAAATTCCTAATAATGTTCGTGACTTGAGAATCCATGTTGATTGGAGAAGTCAAACAATTATCGTTCCTATTTATGGTAGACCAGTTCCATTCCATATTAACTCATACAAGAATGGTTCAAAGAATGAAGAAGGAGAATACACATACTTACGTTTGAACTTTCACTCTCCTGGTTCAGCTGGTGGTATCTCTAAAAATGTTGTTGAACTGCCATATGACGATTCACCAGATAACCAATTCATGCGTTCTATCACCCTAAGATCCAAGGATGGTGACCGTATGAGTGAAACCTTCAAGCAGATTACtgatttgaagaaggaaTCTACAAAGAGAGAGCAAGAACGTAAAGCACTTGCAGATGTTGTTCAACAAGATAAGTTGATAGAGAATAAGACTGGTAGAACAAAGAGACTGGATCAAATATTTGTTAGACCAAGTCCTGACACTAAGAGAGTTCCAAGTACCGTGTTCATTCACGAGAATGGTATCAGATACCAATCACCTTTGAGGACTGACAGTAGAATTGATATCTTATTCTCCAATATCAAGAACTTGATCTTTCAATCCTGTAAAGGTGAACTGATTGTCATCATTCATATCCATTTGAAGAATCCTATCATGATGGGTAAGAAAAAGATACAAGATGTTCAATTCTATCGTGAAGCATCCGATGTATCTGTCGATGAAACTGGTACAGGCAGACGTAACCAGAACAAGTTCAGAAAGTATGGTGACGAGGACGAACTCGAGcaagagcaagaagaaagaaggaAGAGAGCTATGCTGGATAAGGAATTCAAGTACTTCGCCGATGCTATTGCAGAGGCCTCCAACGGTCTGGTTTCCGTCGAGAGCACTTTCAGAGATTTAGGTTTCCAAGGTGTGCCAAACAGATCTGCAGTCTTCTGTATGCCAACCACCGACTGCCTGGTCCAACTGATCGAACCACCATTCCTGGTAGTGAACCTAGAGGAGATTGAAGTGGCGATCCTCGAAAGAGTGCAGTTCGGTCTGAAGAACTTCGATCTTGTCTTTGTATACAAGGACTTCAAGAAACCCGTCACACATATAAACACGATCCCAATCGAATCCCTAGACTTCCTGAAGCAGTGGCTCACAGACATGGACATCCCATACGCCATCTCCACAATTAACCTGAAGTGGAGCACCATTATGCAGTCGCTGCAGGAAGACCCACACCAGTTCTTCCTGGACGGTGGTTGGTCTTTCTTGAACGCAAACTCTGACGAAGAGGGCTCTGACGAgagtgaagaagaaatcagtGAGTATGAAGCCTCCGAAGAAGAGCCAGAGGACGAGAGCGCATACTCCGACGAAGACGACTACTCTGAAGATATAAGTGACGGCAGCTACAGCGGTGCTGACAGTGAGGAggaagaaggagaagacTGGGACGAGCTGGAAAAGAAAGCCGCAAAGGCAGACCGTACCGCCGGCCTAAGAGACTAA
- the CHO1 gene encoding CDP-diacylglycerol-serine O-phosphatidyltransferase (CAGL0C03069g~Ortholog(s) have CDP-diacylglycerol-serine O-phosphatidyltransferase activity), translating to MVSTRRGKPAFEEMSEGREEFPVIEENGENGEDYMDNDEERPTLSRRASSIFSIDTTPLAPPNKTDIEMFTSDAYHFSMIRNLHLADYITMLNGFCGFYSIVSCLRFTLTGKPHYVQRAHFFIFLGMCFDFFDGRVARLRNRSSLMGQELDSLADLVSFGVAPAAIAFAIGFQTTLDVFVLSFFVLCALARLARFNVTVGQLPKDVKGKSKFFEGLPMPTTLLLVLGMACLVRQNRIFDNIPLGIVREGLAFEFHPIIFIFFLHGCGMISKSLKIPKP from the coding sequence ATGGTATCTACTAGGAGAGGTAAGCCAGCTTTTGAAGAGATGTCTGAAGGCAGGGAGGAGTTTCCGGTTATTGAAGAGAACGGTGAGAACGGGGAGGACTACATGGATAACGATGAGGAGAGACCCACGTTGAGCAGGAGGGCCTCGAGTATCTTCTCGATAGACACTACGCCGCTGGCACCTCCGAACAAGACGGATATCGAGATGTTCACCAGCGATGCGTACCACTTCAGCATGATCAGAAACCTGCATCTTGCAGACTACATCACGATGCTGAACGGGTTCTGTGGGTTTTACTCGATTGTGAGTTGCCTGAGATTCACGCTTACTGGTAAGCCACACTATGTTCAGCGTGCACACTTCTTCATATTCTTAGGTATGtgttttgatttctttgacGGCCGTGTCGCTAGGCTGAGAAATAGATCCTCCCTTATGGGCCAGGAGCTAGACTCTCTAGCCGACCTGGTCTCCTTTGGCGTGGCTCCTGCAGCTATAGCGTTTGCCATCGGCTTCCAGACCACCTTGGATGTGTTCGTGCTGTCTTTCTTCGTGCTTTGCGCGTTAGCAAGATTGGCCAGATTCAACGTCACCGTGGGTCAACTACCCAAGGACGTCAAGGGCAAGTCTAAGTTCTTTGAGGGCCTGCCAATGCCTACTACTCTGTTGCTGGTGCTGGGTATGGCCTGTCTGGTGAGACAGAACCGTATCTTCGACAATATCCCACTGGGTATCGTCCGAGAGGGCCTAGCTTTTGAGTTCCACCctatcatcttcatcttcttcttgcaCGGATGCGGTATGATCTCCAAGAGCTTGAAGATCCCTAAGCCATGA
- the DCS1 gene encoding 5'-(N(7)-methyl 5'-triphosphoguanosine)-(mRNA) diphosphatase (CAGL0C03113g~Ortholog(s) have RNA 7-methylguanosine cap binding, exoribonuclease activator activity, m7G(5')pppN diphosphatase activity) — MASKAQDKVSTMAESEDFSTLIERFQFVKVLDSNPQTKVISLLGTIDGKDAIITAEKTHFVFDETVHKTASDENATPIFYHCENEYSCVNGIEELKQITNNDIYYWGLSVLRQSMDYNPTAKLNLIWPATPVHVKKYEQQNFHLIKETPEAYKRIVEPYIEEMHNKGRLAWVNNILYGEAEADRVVYKDYQEDNKKDSFIVLPDMKWDGNNLESLYLVAISYRDDIRSLRDLKMEDRDWLKNIYNKIRSIIPACYNYAVHPDELRVFIHYQPSYYHFHIHIVNIKHPGLGNGISTGKAILLDEIIDMLQYLGPEGYMRKTITYVIGENHDLWKRGLEEEVSKQLEADGIPKLPNIVEGF; from the coding sequence ATGGCATCCAAAGCACAAGATAAAGTGAGTACAATGGCTGAGAGTGAGGATTTTAGCACGCTGATTGAGCGGTTCCAGTTTGTGAAGGTGCTGGACTCTAACCCGCAGACAAAAGTTATCTCTCTGCTGGGGACCATTGACGGGAAGGACGCTATTATCACTGCGGAGAAGACGCATTTTGTGTTTGATGAGACTGTACACAAGACTGCTAGCGATGAGAATGCCACTCCTATATTTTACCACTGTGAGAACGAGTACTCGTGCGTTAACGGTATCGAGGAGTTGAAGCAGATTACGAACAACGACATTTATTACTGGGGTCTGTCCGTGTTGAGACAGAGTATGGACTACAATCCTACGGCAAAGCTGAACTTGATCTGGCCTGCCACACCGGTGCATGTCAAGAAGTATGAACAACAGAACTTCCACTTGATCAAGGAGACCCCAGAAGCGTACAAGAGGATTGTGGAGCCATACATCGAAGAAATGCACAACAAGGGCAGATTGGCGTGGGTGAACAACATCCTTTATGGTGAGGCGGAGGCAGACCGTGTTGTTTACAAGGACTACCAGGAAGACAATAAGAAGGACAGCTTCATAGTGTTGCCAGACATGAAATGGGATGGTAACAACTTAGAGTCCTTGTACTTAGTAGCTATATCCTACAGAGACGATATCAGGTCGCTAAGGGACTTAAAGATGGAAGACAGAGACTggttaaaaaatatatacaacaAGATCAGATCTATCATCCCTGCATGCTACAACTACGCGGTTCATCCTGACGAACTTAGAGTCTTCATCCACTACCAGCCATCCTACTACCATTTCCACATTCACATTGTGAACATCAAACACCCTGGTCTAGGTAATGGTATCTCTACTGGTAAAGCTATCCTACTAGATGAAATCATTGATATGCTACAATACTTGGGCCCAGAAGGCTATATGCGCAAAACCATAACATACGTCATTGGTGAGAACCACGACCTGTGGAAGCGTGGTCTGGAGGAAGAAGTATCCAAACAGCTAGAGGCGGATGGTATCCCAAAATTGCCTAATATTGTAGAAGGCTTCTAG